A single region of the Leishmania panamensis strain MHOM/PA/94/PSC-1 chromosome 23 sequence genome encodes:
- a CDS encoding hypothetical protein (TriTrypDB/GeneDB-style sysID: LpmP.23.0200), with translation MERNKLQPVVSAVQAEALSKPEDHPRRASPVWRVYRLRDACAALQLSLMAYECRHCSAHSMTVATYVDACASDLVKGVRTLEGDALSSLPTCDSSDAITTVTARWFYIGSETDGDVRVYLMLPTYADYFFDYTMHWARIAHAEMARQYVGHGLIAKLQTVGGGWASLHRADKSLMCALQLHTVAQAVFDEDVMRKSRLFIGWAYLWNCNPAKALEVFHGELEAARRHGNTAHERRCLHAIQNAEHNPFLAPGGAHTGHYRLVEAWWDVLK, from the coding sequence ATGGAGCGGAACAAGCTGCAACCCGTAGTTTCTGCGGTGCAAGCCGAGGCGCTCTCGAAGCCTGAGGATCATCCTCGCCGTGCGTCTCCAGTGTGGCGTGTGTACCGCCTCCGCGACGCGtgcgcggcactgcagctgagTCTCATGGCGTACGAGTGCCGTCATTGCAGTGCACATTCGATGACGGTCGCAACGTACGTTGATGCCTGCGCTTCGGATCTCGTCAAAGGCGTGCGCACTCTAGAGGGTGACGCCTTATCGTCTTTGCCTACCTGTGACTCATCTGACGCCATCACGACGGTGACAGCACGCTGGTTTTACATCGGCTCTGAGACAGATGGCGACGTACGCGTGTACCTGATGCTGCCCACCTATGCAGATTACTTCTTTGACTACACGATGCACTGGGCACGGATTGCTCACGCCGAAATGGCTCGCCAGTACGTTGGCCACGGACTCATTGCAAAGCTTCAGACTGTCGGTGGGGGTTGGGCCTCGTTACACCGAGCCGACAAGTCCCTCATGTGCGcgttgcagctgcacacgGTGGCTCAAGCAGTGTTCGACGAGGATGTGATGCGAAAGAGCCGACTCTTTATTGGCTGGGCTTATCTCTGGAACTGCAATCCGGCCAAAGCACTGGAGGTGTTCCATGGGGAGCtggaagcggcgcggcggcacggcaACACGGCCCACGAAAGGCGCTGCCTACACGCCATTCAGAACGCGGAGCATAACCCTTTCCTCGCCCCTGGAGGGGCGCACACAGGCCACTACCGGCTGGTGGAGGCCTGGTGGGATGTGCTTAAATAA
- a CDS encoding hypothetical protein (TriTrypDB/GeneDB-style sysID: LpmP.23.0210) — translation MSDANALEPIPRNIAPDQELAILKLILDLHSLGDVESSQKIRRRVREALLKTNDDSEAMNKVDEIIRRGKRVQSRLDGSYEERQRRKRKRREQDLAAASHLVDVEAGSGEDSEGSPSAEEDGEEE, via the coding sequence ATGAGCGACGCTAATGCGCTAGAGCCTATACCGCGCAACATTGCGCCAGACCAGGAGTTGGCCATTCTTAAGCTCATTCTCGACCTACACAGCCTCGGTGACGTGGAGAGCAGCCAGAAAATTCGTCGGCGAGTGCGCGAGGCATTGCTAAAAACTAACGACGATTCAGAGGCGATGAACAAAGTGGACGAGATCATTCGTCGAGGCAAGCGTGTACAGAGCAGGTTAGACGGAAGCTacgaggagcggcagcggcgcaagcGAAAGCGACGTGAACAAgacttggcggcggcgtcacaCCTTGTCGACGTTGAGGCAGGGAGCGGTGAGGACTCAGAGGGATCACCATccgcagaggaggacggcgaggaggaatAG
- a CDS encoding hypothetical protein (TriTrypDB/GeneDB-style sysID: LpmP.23.0190), protein MGSKTSKEGTALNPEVVDALYREAYAAGTIDADMYHTSQREVMRQQDAMVGIGACMFSAWMACVYGRTTGMQAAEEAAARRFDAQQQVLDKTSKDLALKMEENRSLITIRQEQDVIIAQQRDELQRAALQRSAMRHSLNALQQRCGSVRRQMQNLESSLGAIQRQMYVGMAGAGLVLLAVVWVTRPLCKGRWPSLPVTASVTTEEVIAAPVPVIVA, encoded by the coding sequence ATGGGCAGCAAGACTTCCAAGGAGGGGACGGCGCTCAACccagaggtggtggacgcCTTGTATAGGGAGGCGTACGCGGCCGGCACAATTGATGCTGACATGTATCACACGTCGCAGCGCGAAGTGATGCGGCAGCAGGATGCGATGGTAGGCATTGGTGCGTGTATGTTTAGTGCTTGGATGGCATGCGTGTACGGCCGTACGACGGGCATgcaggcagcagaggaggctgcggcgcggcgcttcgatgcacagcagcaggtgcttGACAAAACAAGTAAGGATCTGGCACTGAAAATGGAGGAGAACCGCAGCCTCATTACCATTCGGCAAGAGCAGGATGTCATCatcgctcagcagcgcgacgAGCTGCAacgtgcggcgctgcagcgcagcgctaTGCGACACTCATTGAAtgcgttgcagcagcgctgcggatCTGTGCGGCGGCAGATGCAAAACCTGGAGTCCTCTCTAGGCGCGATTCAGCGCCAGATGTACGTTGGCATGGCTGGCGCCGGGTTAGTCCTGCttgcggtggtgtgggtgaCACGACCACTGTGCAAGGGCCGCTGGCCATCCCTTCCTGTCACGGCTTCGGTGACAACGGAGGAGGTTATAGCGGCTCCAGTGCCAGTGATCGTTGCGTAG
- a CDS encoding hypothetical protein (TriTrypDB/GeneDB-style sysID: LpmP.23.0260), producing MTSQVCHSWRRSIYLWLTTSSRSRYNRTDDVGTFLQAARRERNKVQSINDLFHTCGRRHHHCDTLEGIILQGRGEGLAWSFMMIPACFTLTFIASITLYRWGDRLAVQKHTQEEWQRCLLEASQNRAAADEELQSVHQRAVEMRAALRPLPAEQQWSAQLESSMLFINEKLQRHSRDAEPPRGSR from the coding sequence ATGACGAGCCAAGTCTGCCAcagctggcggcgcagcatctACTTGTGGCTTACCACTTCCTCACGCAGCCGTTACAACCGCACAGATGACGTCGGTACCTTCCTCCAGGCggcacgcagagagcgaaaCAAGGTTCAGAGCATCAACGACCTATTCCACACGTGTGGCAGgcgacaccaccactgcGACACGCTGGAAGGCATCATCCTtcaagggagaggagaggggcttGCGTGGAGCTTCATGATGATCCCTGCGTGTTTTACACTGACCTTCATTGCCTCCATAACGCTGTATCGTTGGGGTGACCGACTTGCAGtgcagaagcacacacaagagGAATGGCAGCGTTGCCTGCTTGAGGCTTCGCAGAACCGGGCGGCAGCCGACGAGGAGCTTCAGTCGGTGCACCAGCGAGCTGTAGAAATGAGAGCAGCCCTCCGCCCCTTAccggcggagcagcagtggagcGCGCAGCTCGAGTCGAGCATGCTCTTCATCAACGAAAAGCTCCAGCGCCACTCGCGCGATGCTGAGCCGCCGCGGGGCTCCAGATGa
- a CDS encoding endoribonuclease L-PSP (pb5), putative (TriTrypDB/GeneDB-style sysID: LpmP.23.0220), translated as MSGTVESNLQKLGITLPAPAAPAASYVAFNVVGKMVYISGQLPKNADGKLMVGQLGDTLTIEEGKAAAASCAVYLIAQMKAAAGGDLDMVKKVVMVRCYVNSATNFHDHPHVANGCSDLLVKVFGEEVGRHARCAFGVAQLPFNSAVEIEAQIELKE; from the coding sequence ATGTCCGGCACCGTTGAGTCCAACCTGCAGAAGCTAGGCATCACCCtccctgctcctgctgccccCGCGGCTTCCTACGTGGCGTTCAACGTCGTGGGTAAAATGGTCTACATCTCCGGCCAGCTTCCCAAAAATGCCGATGGCAAGCTTATGGTAGGCCAGCTCGGTGACACGTTGACGATCGAGGAGGGCaaggctgcagcggcaagcTGCGCCGTATACCTCATCGCTCAGATGAAggctgccgccggcggcgacCTCGACATGGTGAAAAAGGTTGTGATGGTACGCTGCTACGTCAACTCTGCAACCAACTTCCATGATCACCCGCATGTAGCCAACGGCTGCTCTGACCTCCTGGTGAAGGTGTTCGGTGAGGAAGTCGGGCGTCACGCTCGATGCGCTTTCGgtgttgcgcagctgcccTTCAACTCAGCGGTGGAGATCGAGGCTCAAATCGAGCTCAAGGAGTAG
- a CDS encoding hypothetical protein (TriTrypDB/GeneDB-style sysID: LpmP.23.0250) has protein sequence MQRNIDKAAGRPLTGLYDGPTITTKDGARPLFASEHARHPNRGQAPRRAPTPPHAPQFAAPSATREDIIAPQSDSYQRDLRSDPTYADDLEHVVAARQRIMTAQSDSYGEAMRGMVAPPPPLDPHAPPAYRQPRVQLDDSWWLLMWSFVVLFIVLAMYGK, from the coding sequence ATGCAGCGCAACATCGACAAGGCAGCGGGGAGACCACTGACTGGGCTGTACGACGGCCCCACCATTACAACCAAGGACGGCGCCAGACCACTCTTTGCTTCCGAGCACGCGCGTCACCCCAACCGCGGTCAGGCACCACGCAGAgcgccaacgccaccgcACGCCCCGCAGTTCGCCGCACCCTCTGCAACGCGAGAGGACATTATAGCGCCGCAGTCCGATTCCTACCAGCGCGATCTCCGCAGCGATCCCACGTACGCGGATGATTTAGAGCATGTCGTGGCGGCACGCCAGCGGATTATGACCGCACAAAGCGACTCTTACGGTGAGGCGATGCGCGGGATGGTggctccgccgccgccgctggacCCCcacgcgccgccggcgtACCGGCAGCCTCGTGTGCAGCTGGATGATAGCTGGTGGTTGCTGATGTGGTCCTTCGTAGTCCTTTTCATTGTGTTGGCCATGTATGGAAAGTAG
- a CDS encoding hypothetical protein (TriTrypDB/GeneDB-style sysID: LpmP.23.0180), whose protein sequence is MPLPSQNHLYSYYVARCGYHGVRRPHQAVLSLLAEDTTSHAERLAGEAAERGVAVADLVQIEDKAEGTARARDRAAVIPLASQRKFRLVEPGGKAALSLLYVGARGFLPILDLIAELPLVETVDLSNVASWYDNDTFAGSTQGSVSGNDVVAHLCAILPRLRALRSLDLGSQQLGSIAVAQLLEAIRSLPTVAHVHLDTTNVDAYLVRAFQQTLEERQLRLPPHIPTAKEMAKAYEIPPYIKALPPLDRKTLREQQVLRSLLREDANCTNAATEEEMDNIVLTARVMSTTEAVFRCGDQGIRGDGEHLFILKSGMLRVYVDLEGFVLSRGDYFGDSYPSVLLPCARLVEEERGVMYAIPLCSCTVLLAHWATRLTTAWPRLHQIPLTQPVGAWSLMRACTCSEVVTWEPTDTIVEAGDGGEAIYVVCDGSFSALDVRKGDAARFNAWNARSMFSSSDVFGIEALVSRKRQSSVCIKAGKQKDALYRTLVVRGCALRVLHRQLHSVFISLVRGYSLHEDLSAGVTTG, encoded by the coding sequence atgccgctgcctaGTCAGAACCATCTGTATAGCTACTATGTGGCGCGATGTGGTTACCACGGAGTGCGCCGGCCGCATCAGGCAGTACTGTCGCTGTTAGCGGAGGACACCACATCACATGCAGAGAGGCTCGCCGGCGAAGCCGCGGAGCGAGGCGTGGCCGTAGCCGACCTAGTTCAGATCGAGGACAAGGCTGAGGGaacggcgcgcgcgcgtgatCGGGCAGCCGTCATTCCTCTTGCGAGCCAGCGCAAGTTCCGGCTGGTCGAGCCGGGTGGCAaagccgctctctctcttctctatgTCGGTGCACGTGGCTTCCTGCCCATACTGGACCTGATTGCGGAACTCCCACTCGTCGAGACAGTGGATCTGTCGAATGTGGCTTCGTGGTACGACAACGACACCTTCGCCGGCTCGACACAAGGCAGCGTTTCAGGCAATGACGTAGTTGCCCACCTGTGCGCTATCCTTCCGCGCCTGCGTGCCCTGCGCTCCCTCGACTTGGGCAGCCAGCAGCTGGGTAGCATTGCCGTCGCCCAGCTGCTGGAAGCCATCAGATCGCTGCCTACCGTGGCACATGTGCACCTTGACACTACCAACGTCGATGCGTACCTCGTCCGTGCCTTTCAGCAGACGCTTGAGGAGCGCCAACTACGCCTACCCCCGCATATACCCACCGCCAAGGAGATGGCAAAGGCTTATGAGATTCCTCCCTACATTAAAGCCCTTCCTCCACTGGATCGCAAAACACTTCGCGAGCAACAGGTgctgcgctctctcctccgcgaGGACGCCAACTGTACGAAtgcagcgacggaggaggagatggataACATTGTCCTCACGGCGCGCGTGATGAGCACAACAGAGGCGGTCTTTCGGTGCGGAGACCAGGGCATCCGCGGGGACGGCGAACATCTGTTCATCCTCAAGAGCGGCATGTTGCGTGTGTATGTTGACCTCGAGGGATTCGTCTTGTCACGCGGCGACTATTTTGGAGACTCGTACCCctccgtgctgctgccgtgtgcGCGGTtggtggaagaggagcggggTGTTATGTATGCCATACCACTTTGCTCATGCACTGTCCTCTTAGCCCACTGGGCAACTCGCCTGACAACTGCGTGGCCGAGGCTGCACCAGATCCCGCTCACGCAGCCTGTGGGGGCGTGGTCGCTCATGCGAGCATGCACATGCAGCGAGGTTGTCACATGGGAGCCGACAGACACAATTGTCGAGGCGGGAGATGGCGGAGAGGCAATCTACGTAGTCTGCGACGGCTCCTTCTCCGCGCTGGATGTTCGTAAGGGTGACGCGGCGCGTTTCAACGCCTGGAACGCGCGAAGTATGTTTAGTAGCTCCGACGTCTTTGGCATCGAGGCGCTCGTCTCGCGCAAGCGTCAAAGCTCCGTCTGCATCAAGGCAGGAAAACAGAAGGATGCACTCTATCGCACCTTGGTTGTGCGGGGCTGCGCTTTGCGGGTGCTTCACCGTCAACTGCACTCTGTCTTCATTTCTCTGGTTCGCGGTTACTCGCTGCATGAGGACCTCTCTGCCGGCGTCACCACAGGATAA
- the HTBF gene encoding terbinafine resistance locus protein (yip1) (TriTrypDB/GeneDB-style sysID: LpmP.23.0270) has protein sequence MLNEVHLNADPNTISTLDEPVLQTLLRDAKAIGRKLVVVVCPPLGDERELHDWDLWGPLFLCLMLASILTINASDDQGAAVFSAVFIFVWLGGLVVTINAKLLGSKIMFFQTYCAMGYCLAPICLGALFCWIIPWFFVNLLLCVIAWAWACWAALRFFRNTVNADREVLVVYPVGLFYVFFTWMVLVGI, from the coding sequence ATGCTCAACGAAGTGCACTTGAACGCAGACCCGAACACCATCTCCACCTTGGATGAGCCGGTGCTTCAGACGCTGCTCCGCGATGCCAAGGCGATTGGCCGCAAGCTCGTCGTGGTTGTCTGCCCCCCTCTAGGGGATGAAAGGGAACTTCATGATTGGGACCTCTGGGGGCCCCTGTTCCTATGTCTCATGCTTGCTTCTATCCTCACTATTAACGCCAGCGACGACCAAggcgccgccgtcttctCTGCTGTCTTCATCTTTGTCTGGCTCGGCGGTCTCGTCGTCACCATCAACGCCAAGCTCCTAGGCAGCAAGATAATGTTCTTTCAGACATACTGCGCGATGGGTTACTGCTTGGCGCCCATCTGTCTTGGCGCGCTCTTCTGCTGGATCATCCCGTGGTTCTTTGTGAACCTCCTCCTGTGCGTCATCGCATGGGCGTGGGCCTGTTGGGCTGCCCTGCGCTTTTTTCGTAATACAGTGAACGCGGACCGtgaggtgctggtggtgtaCCCCGTCGGGCTCTTCTACGTCTTCTTTACATGGATGGTCCTCGTTGGTATTTAG
- a CDS encoding multidrug resistance protein, putative (TriTrypDB/GeneDB-style sysID: LpmP.23.0230~partially sequenced multicopy gene) has protein sequence MLHEAVNEELPMEMAPAQLSTPSPPWRHNHQSDPLHDYRTAHLKLQERLAEMWGPEAPYTPVPEETSSWFQRYYYGWVYETVLLASKEQLVREVLPPPTQDARAHECGLRLSRAVQAAMYDRNAWNCMVGAEVASTLDPASRGILRWVGLPQQGGYTRMMAGVEWSVPPTARTAERSNDSGASPFFNGIVHGEHLFTPGHSDMSTLEEVACVALLSVDGTSLNPTLVPMPCRLSLSRVLLATLPKDYWWQIVLKLLADVCTLLLPFLLRTFVHFLNERNKSWAYGCGLVAAFLLTQLVQSTCLHRFFYLSIKCGLQQRSALNGLIFEKVFTISSKSLTLPEMNPGRIINMMSTDTEMVNQFMQYCIYLWSSPMVFLISVVLLSYLVGWCSLMAVAALLMTLPINGLILKWEMAGREKLAKATDARVKAANEFFSGIRIAKFMAWEPCFIANIEAKRSMEVAYLKQVQIARICASFVSMATPKLMIAAVFIVYYLLGHELTTTVVFPTIALLGILRMPFNMLPLVLTLIVQYLVALTRISRFLECDNAVCSTVQDMEEYIREQRGHSTACQLAAVLENADVTAFVPVKLPLAPKVKMSLFSRALRMLCCEQCRPTKKRPSPSAVVEDMSYSSPSSTLRHIIVGGTSAMGGAKSASTRSTKTPLMGTNDFFELEPKVLLRDVSVSIPRGKLTVVLGATGSGKSTLLQALLSQFEISKGRVWAERSIAYVPQQAWIMNATVRGNILFFDEEDTARLADAVRVSQLEADVALLGGGLETEIGEKGVNLSGGQKARVSLARAVYANRDVYLLDDPLSALDAHVGERVMEECFLGALAGKTRVLATHQVHVVARADCVVALAGGRVEFSGSSEDFMQTPMFAAMTAEHKLSQRSKGSQDGGDGSEAEEMEVELLKGVGSVTVGKPPMTSGFGDPVTSETNASRVEGAALASSAAKLMTLEEKATGTVPWSMYGEYVGFCGGRMWMVAILIIYTVTEFFAVSAVLWLSLWTARRFSISSTSYLLVYIGCVLLETLTVPLRLYFSYEAMRRGCVSMHCIFLRVVSRGTMEFFDTTPLGRILNRCSRDVDVADNSLPMSMLQMMNCLYGILSAILVTFLTQPLVLIALVPCGYLYYRIMGFYNSANREIRRTSSVVKSPLFSLLEDVLTGSATITAYHRASTVMLEALHRLDLMFSCSFLENLANRWLGVRVEFLGNIVVTMIVLIGVSRTVLAETQDEWVAFVSLSLTMATQTTTMLNWLVRQVATVEADMNSVERMLYYIHEVPQEDMPELDVEVDTLKKRTGMAADVTGTVVIEP, from the coding sequence ATGCTGCACGAGGCCGTCAACGAAGAGCTGCCAATGGAGatggcgccggcgcagctgtccacaccgtcaccgccgtgGCGACACAACCACCAATCAGACCCGCTGCACGACTATCGCACTGCGCACTTGAAGTTGCAGGAGCGGCTGGCAGAGATGTGGGGACCGGAGGCGCCGTACACGCCTGTGCCGGAGGAGACATCGTCGTGGTTCCAGCGGTACTACTACGGGTGGGTGTACGAgacagtgctgctggcgtCGAAGGAGCAACTGgtgcgcgaggtgctgccaccaccaacgcaggatgcgcgtgcgcacgagTGCGGGCTGCGGCTGTCGCGTGCTGTGCAGGCCGCCATGTACGACCGGAACGCGTGGAACTGCATGGTTGGGGCGGAGGTCGCGAGCACGCTGGACCCCGCGAGCCGCGGCATTCTTCGCTGGGTtggcctgccgcagcagggtGGCTACACGCGGATGATGGCTGGCGTGGAGTGGAGCGTGCCGCCGACTGCGCGCACCGCTGAGAGGTCCAACGACAGCGGTGCGTCGCCGTTCTTCAACGGCATTGTGCACGGCGAGCACCTGTTCACGCCTGGGCACAGTGACATGtcgacgctggaggaggtggcttgtgtggcgctgctgtctgtAGACGGAACGTCGCTCAACCCCACTCTTGTGCCGATGCCGTgccgactctctctctcaaggGTGCTCTTGGCTACGTTGCCGAAGGACTATTGGTGGCAGATTgtgctgaagctgcttgCTGACGTGTGCACCCTCTTATTACCATTTTTACTGAGAACGTTTGTGCACTTCCTCAATGAGCGTAATAAGAGCTGGGCCTATGGCTGTGGGCTAGTGGCGGCATTTTTGCTTACTCAGCTGGTGCAGAGTACGTGCCTGCACCGCTTTTTCTATTTAAGCATCAAATgtggcctgcagcagcgctccgcTCTGAACGGGTTGATCTTCGAAAAGGTGTTCACGATTTCCAGCAAGTCTCTGACACTCCCGGAGATGAACCCAGGGCGCATTATTAACATGATGAGCACGGACACCGAGATGGTTAACCAGTTCATGCAGTACTGCATTTATCTGTGGAGCAGCCCCATGGTGTTTCTTATCTCCGTCGTACTTCTCAGTTATCTGGTTGGCTGGTGCTCCTTGATGGCcgttgcggcgctgctcatgACACTACCGATAAACGGTTTAATCCTGAAGTGGGAGATGGCAGGGCGAGAAAAGCTGGCCAAGGCGACGGACGCGCGTGTCAAGGCGGCGAACGAATTCTTCTCGGGCATACGGATCGCGAAGTTCATGGCGTGGGAGCCGTGCTTCATCGCGAACATCGAGGCGAAGCGATCGATGGAGGTTGCGTACTTGAAACAGGTGCAGATTGCACGTATCTGTGCATCATTTGTGAGCATGGCGACCCCAAAGTTGATGATCGCCGCTGTGTTCATTGTGTACTACCTGCTTGGACACGAGCTGACAACCACAGTGGTATTCCCAACCATTGCGCTTCTCGGCATTCTTAGGATGCCATTTAATATGCTGCCACTTGTGCTCACTTTGATTGTCCAGTATCTTGTGGCGTTGACACGTATCAGCAGGTTTCTGGAGTGCGACAACGCCGTCTGCTCCACTGTGCAGGACATGGAAGAGTACATCCGAGAGCAGCGCGGACACAGCACTGCGTGCCAGCTTGCCGCTGTACTGGAGAACGCAGACGTGACTGCGTTTGTGCCCGTGAAACTGCCGTTGGCGCCGAAGGTGAAGATGTCGCTCTTTTCTCGGGCCCTGCGAATGCTGTGCTGCGAGCAGTGCAGGCCTACCAAGAAGCGCCCGTCTCCATCGGCTGTTGTCGAGGACATGAGCTACTCCTCTCCGTCGAGTACGCTTCGTCACATCATAGTgggcggcaccagcgccatgGGCGGGGCAAAGTCGGCGTCTACCCGAAGCACAAAGACGCCTCTGATGGGGACAAATGACTTCTTTGAGCTGGAGccgaaggtgctgctgcgcgacgtgTCTGTGAGTATCCCGCGCGGGAAGCTGACGGTTGTGCTTGGCGCGACGGGGAGCGGGaagtcgacgctgctgcaggcgctgctgtcgcagtTCGAGATCAGCAAGGGCCGCGTGTGGGCGGAGCGGAGCATCGCGTATGTGCCACAGCAGGCGTGGATCATGAACGCGACGGTGCGCGGCAACATCCTGTTCTTCGATGAGGAAGACACCGCGCGGCTTGCAGATGCCGTGCGCGTGAGCCAGCTGGAGGCGGACGTTGCGCTGCTTGGCGGGGGGCTGGAGACGGAGATCGGCGAGAAGGGCGTGAACCTGAGCGGCGGGCAGAAGGCGCGTGTAAGCCTTGCGCGCGCGGTATACGCCAACCGCGACGTGTACCTGCTGGACGACCCGCTGTCTGCGCTGGACGCGCACGTCGGCGAGCGCGTTATGGAGGAGTGCTTCCTTGGCGCGCTTGCGGGGAAGACGCGCGTGCTTGCCACGCACCAGGTGCACGTCGTGGCGAGGGCGGACTGCGTTGTGGCGCTTGCTGGCGGGCGTGTGGAGTTCAGCGGAAGCAGCGAGGACTTCATGCAGACGCCCATGTTTGCGGCCATGACAGCGGAGCACAAACTATCTCAGCGCAGCAAAGGTTCGCAGGATGGGGGGGATGGCAGTGAAGCTGAGGAAATGGAGGTGGAATTGCTTAAGGGTGTGGGGTCTGTTACCGTAGGGAAGCCTCCGATGACCAGCGGCTTTGGCGACCCTGTAACCTCGGAGACAAACGCGAGTCGTGTAGAGGGTGCCGCTCTagcctcctctgctgcaAAGCTTATGACTTTGGAGGAGAAAGCGACGGGTACGGTGCCCTGGTCCATGTATGGAGAGTATGTAGGATTTTGTGGTGGACGGATGTGGATGGTTGCGATTCTCATAATATACACCGTGACGGAGTTCTTCGCCGTCTCTGCGGTTCTGTGGCTATCGCTGTGGACAGCGCGGCGCTTCAGTATCTCGAGCACTTCATATCTGCTGGTGTACATCGGGTGCGTGCTGTTAGAGACGTTGACGGTGCCGCTGAGGCTCTACTTCTCCTATGAGGCAATGCGGCGCGGGTGCGTTTCGATGCACTGCATTTTTTTGCGAGTTGTTTCGCGCGGAACGATGGAGTTCTTCGACACAACACCGCTGGGCCGCATCCTGAATCGCTGCTCGCGTGACGTGGACGTAGCAGACAACTCGCTGCCGATGTCTATGCTGCAGATGATGAACTGCCTGTACGGCATCTTGTCGGCGATCCTCGTTACGTTCTTAACGcagccgctggtgctgatCGCGCTTGTGCCGTGTGGGTACCTCTACTACCGCATCATGGGGTTCTACAACTCTGCCAACCGTGAAATCCGTCGAACGAGTAGCGTTGTGAAATCACCACTGTTCTCGCTTCTTGAGGATGTGCTGACGGGCAGCGCGACGATCACTGCATACCACCGTGCGTCGACGGTGATGCTCGAGGCGTTGCACCGGCTGGACCTCATGTTCTCGTGCTCTTTCTTAGAGAACCTGGCGAATCGCTGGCTCGGTGTTCGTGTAGAGTTTCTCGGCAACATTGTGGTGACGATGATTGTGCTTATCGGCGTTAGTCGAACAGTGCTGGCGGAGACACAGGACGAATGGGTTGCGTTtgtgtcgctctcgctcaCCATGGCGACGCAGACGACTACAATGCTGAATTGGCTTGTGCGGCAGGTTGccacggtggaggcggacaTGAACAGCGTTGAGCGCATGCTGTACTACATTCACGAAGTGCCGCAGGAGGACATGCCAGAGCTGGACGTGGAGGTGGATACGCTGAAGAAGCGGACGGGAATGGCCGCGGACGTGACGGGGACTGTTGTTATCGAGCCT
- a CDS encoding hypothetical protein (TriTrypDB/GeneDB-style sysID: LpmP.23.0240), giving the protein MSSSLRALAGTPSTLCSCWLQSFTTSPSSFACASRSASRVAFATPARFFGNAPSRIRPVEAPHEHAWRQGERESSASVVIVIMFMVPLWLFVLSAHGQEQKRAAVRAWALEHRAAHRNTEGEDDDKA; this is encoded by the coding sequence ATGTCGTCGTCCTTACGGGCTCTAGCCGGTACTCCGTCTACACTTTGTTCCTGCTGGCTCCAGAGCTTCACTACATCACCTTCCTCATTCGCCTGCGCTTCGAGGAGTGCATCGCGCGTTGCCTTTGCGACTCCTGCCCGGTTCTTTGGCAACGCGCCGTCGCGCATTCGCCCAGTCGAGGCACCCCACGAGCACGCATGGCGGCAGGGTGAGCGCGAGTCGAGCGCCTCCGTTGTCATTGTCATTATGTTCATGGTACCACTCTGGTTGTTCGTGCTCTCTGCGCATGGCCaggagcagaagcgcgcCGCAGTGCGGGCGTGGGCGCTGGAGCACCGAGCAGCACACCGCAATACTGAGggtgaggacgacgacaAGGCTTAG